TTGACATTGACTTAATTTTGCAAATCCTCAGTTACTGATGCTGTTATCTTGCCTCTCCATAGCAACGCTTCCTGCACAACCAACTGCCTGGCTCCTCTGGCCAAGGTCATCAATGACAACTTCGGCATCCTCGAGGGCCTGATGGTGAGGATTAAAACACTCTGAACAATCTGGCAGAGGGACGCTAAACAACTCCTAAAACCAGATTAATAAATCTGCGACGCCAATATGACATTACAAAGTTGAGGGGGGGGCTAAGCCATATTCAATCATCCCCTCATCCTTTCTCTACCTCTGCGTGTCCACCAGAGCACAGTTCATGCCATCACTGCCACCCAGAAGACAGTGGACGGTCCCTCTGGCAAGCTGTGGAGGGACGGCCGTGGTGCCGGCCAGAACATCATCCCCGCTTCTACAGGTGCTGCCAAGGCTGTCGGCAAGGTCATCCCTGAGCTGAACGGGTGAGTGCCAAAAACGCCTGACTTCATTACAGTATAGCCTACTAAATCTGGTGAATTAAGGTTGATCCTACCCGATGTATGTGTCTTACAGCAAGCTGACAGGCATGGCCTTCCGTGTCCCCACCCCTAACGTGTCAGTGGTTGACCTGACAGTCCGTCTGGAGAAACCCGTGAGTGACCGCAAACTGGAAGCACGCATAAGAATTAAActtaacaattttttttatcgCCAGCCAGgtaatataattttatatacaagttccatgaaaaaaacaatagtgttttttatttatttttttttataaatcctAGTACCAAACATTACCATGAACATGAGCGCTGTTATGCTGCACAGGAAGAGGCACCATAGTTCACTTTAGAGTCTTGTGTACCCCATCTGTCTGTGAAACGCTAACTagtgcaccaaatgtgtatcaATCCGTGgctaaaaatagtccccagcaaaTTCAAAACATGCTCCTGTTTTGAGTAGTATTTGCTTGACTTTtcttaaatttaaattttcctatttttttttttaaatataatgaatGTAATTGGCTAGACTAcaaacttttttcccccttctcaACAGGCCAAATATGAGGACATCAAGAAGGTAGTGAAGGCTGCAGCTGATGGACCCATGAAAGGCATTCTGGGATACACAGAAGACCaggtatgtgtttgtgtgtttctttgtgtctttcactCTTTGGTCAACCAGTACTCTTGTTAACTCTCTTCGCCCGCCTGCAGGTCGTCTCCACAGACTTCAACGGTGACTGTCGCTCCTCCATCTTTGATGCTGGCGCTGGCATCGCCCTCAACGACCACTTTGTCAAGCTGGTCACATGGTACGTCTTCAACATGGGTTACTTTCATAGCTTCCTGTCTATTTCCACCGACTCGCATTGACTCTATTTTTTCGCTGCTCCACCAGGTATGACAATGAGTTCGGATACAGCAACCGTGTCTGCGACCTGATGGCCCACATGTCTTCCAAGGAGTAAACCAACCAGCCAGTCGGCGGTCACTGCGCTATGCCACATCACCCACATTCTCCTGACAGCTGAGTCATAAATGTACAATAAGACATCGTATTATCTATGACTCTTCGTGGTTCCATCAGTCAGCCCCCATTAGATGCTTGAGGGAAGATCCCACGAACGGCAAACAAAAGGATTTAAATTGGTGACCAatcacttttttatttgttaaattcCCTgttctgtgcttgtgtgagaTGGAGTGAaggtgtgagtgtctgtctgcagtgagGAAGCACTGCAGTCAGCGACGGAAATAAAGTCCTGTTTGTGAGATTCATGCcctcctttttctgtttgttcactACACAGAAGAAATCTATATTAAAGCAGGATTTATGCTAACCTTTATGGGTTGGTATCTTTAGCAAACCCTTGAGGTACTGTATTTATCTGACCTGTGGGTATACACTGACGGCTCTTGATTAGGTGAGACTGTGGAGGGTGAGTCTGGCCACTCGATTCTTACATCGTCACATTGCTCTTATGAAACCTTTTAGTCATGTGTTAATAACTGGTCCATCTGGGAGAGAAGTGCAGCATGGCTAAAGCAATCTGACTAAAGCCCACTGTAGTGGTTCAATATGAGGAATTATGCCACCAGGGGGTTCTGCTCTCACCAACCGGTGAAGAGTGTGGTGACATAATTTATCAAGTTCTTGCAATTTTGCTGAATGATCCGTCTGCTCTGGTTGCTTGTCTGAGTCACTGGTGATGCTGGAAGGGAGCTGCTCAAGGAAAAACAGACTCCATACAGATGCACATGGGAATATGCTCAATAAGAGCAACAGCATTTAAGAGGTTTAGCTGAGCCAGGATACTGATGGCTTTACTGCAAGCCCATTTGTTTCTGTCGGATCATGGTTGTTTTGCACCTACATTAAAGAGGCTCACAATATAAACactaaacacagaaatattaataGAAATTGTgtaaaatggtgtgtgtgtgtgtgtgtgagaactgAAATATCAATGTTGCTATTTCTTTAGTTGGGCATATTGAAGATGTCCAAAGGTCCttggttttttttcatgctCATTTACAGCGAGAACGATGAGTACCATAATTCAAGTGTTGTATAATAGGACCCCACTGATGGATGTGTGGATTCACAGGGATAATATGAATTCACTGGCTAAAAAAGAAAGACGGAGGATAGTTGGAGAGGAGACACGAGGCAGAACACAGGTTAAAGATCCTCAGATACCCTCCCACCccacctctctcacacacgcgcacacacactgcgTTTCTGAGTTCGTGTGTCTCTGACTGATCATTTCTAAGCCAGATTGTCAAGAGCAAAATCTCTCCAGCTCTCAAGAGAAATGTCACATGGATTTACAGAGGGAGGGTTCAGATTAagattatatgaaaatatgagaATTGCCATAGAAACCAGATGAGAGACCACAGCAGGGGACTAACAAACAAACGAGAGGAAGGTGAGTAGTGATGTTTGGAAGAAGCTTttggaaattaaaagaaaaattttgATTATCTGAGGAAAACCCTGATCTGTTGTATTCCACGTCATCTTGGTGTGACTGTgttcattcatctttttatcatcttttgGGTTCATCACCCCGTTCACCCGCTTGTCACTCATGAAATTCAGCTGAACGCCTGCTGGGATCATCAGATCATAAATGTAGAATCTTGTAGAATATCTTGCAGAGATAAGTAATCAAGCAGAGAGTGCTCATTTTTTCCTGCTATTGCTTATTATGCAGCATCATCAACAATAATTTATTGTAGTTACTCATTATTTTAAGATGCGGGATactgaaaataatggaaaactGTATGTATTTGATGAAATGCCAGCTTTTTCCAACAGAGctgcaaaatatgtaaaattatgCAAGATGGTGTGACATGTTTGATCTACAATCATTTTCTGTAATGTTCTGTGTAATTGTCAACTATTCATATCATTTAAGTAACTGATAGACTGTCAGAAGAAACACTTtagtgtaatgtttttttttttaagtttacaTGCACTGCAGGGCCATTAAGCAGTCACAGAAAAATCAAATTTGTAAAATGAATGACTTTGAAAGTCAAAGCTCTGCACTGTAAAATACTCACTATCCTGTTCTATGCGCTCGTTGTTCTCTTAAGCTGCATGTTTAAAGGGAGCATCTGCTCTTCTCTTTTGCGTGCACATTAATAGCGGAATAGAGAtttaaaactgactgaaaactTCATCTGAAACCATGCAGAGATCAGGAGATAGTTGCCAGAATAATGACTGTGCTGCCTGACATTTCCCTGCTGGCGAGAACATGTCACATGTTGCTTATTCCACTTgtcacagtatttttttttctttcctctctgttttttgtgCCTTCAGTGGCTCTTTGAAGCTCCAGCGGCTGCCTCTCTTGTCTGTTTGCAGCTGTGGGTTGACGCTGTACATCCATGGGAGAGAACGGCTCACACGGGGGCTCCTGGTTcgtcctctcctccacccacccACTCTTCCTCTCCCAGCTGTCCCCCTCTGCAGACCTGGCCATCGCTGCCTTCCTTACCTTCACAGGTAAGCAAATGGACACTTTGATCAGCATTTGTCTCTTTGTATAACAATGTATGTAAAAGGTTGCAGCTCCAGTTCAGAGGTGCAAACGCAGTACATTTAATATTGCATGCAtcaaatagagaaaataaaataaatagtttatcTACATTGAAACTTACTTAAGGGGCATTTCAATGGGAATATTTGCTGTTCAAGTGATAACAGTGCTGTTCTTTGGTTACTTAGTTGCATTCTGACTGTAGTCAAGAGAAAAGTCCAAACCAGACAATACAAAAGTGTATGGAGAGAGTCATCCCTCACTTGCAGTGTCTATTACAAATCATAGGCACCACATGTTAGCTGGATTCACAGCTGCTAAAAGGATGACAGCTTGATGCTGGAAACCACCACATGCTTGTGCCACTTGTTTAGAATattataaatactgtatatgtgcatTATTTGGTTACTTtacatatacataaatatatttcatgtaTACTCTTGGCTATTTCTGTGAATTTCATTATGAATGATGTAAGAAATTAGCATAATTATAGAATTCCTGTATGTCTGAAAGCTGCTGGTTTATGTGTGTGGGGAAGGAATGGGTAGGCTGCACTGGTGGTTGTATTGATGTAGGtttattgtctttgtgtctgttttgggggttttatgagttttctttttaactgttGCAGTACACTTGGCTTCCtttgctttgtgtctttgtgtgtgtcttttgccAACCTTTGTGGCAGCGACGGTGCTACTTTGTCCTTTTACATGCAATAAATAGGTgatcacacataaaaaaaacatttatcttcACTTTCTGGTTTCCACAACTAATGACTGATGGGCTTCGTGTGGCTTGATTTGCTCCCCGTGGAGCAGCATGAGTGTTCAGGTGGATGtgtgaggaaaaggaaaattgGTGAATAACTGCACATTGATCCATTCTAAACGCTTGTGGTCTTGCCTCTTTCATGTAATCATGTGCAAATCTTATTTCTAGGATTTAATGACCAAATTTAAAGTCACTGAGAAAATATGTGTTAGCTGAGGTAAGATGAATAACACTGACATTATTTGACCCCTGCTATGTCTTCATCTTAATATTACTCTCTCTCCAGGTGTCACATCAGTGCTGGGGAATGGCATTGTGCTGTTAGTGTACTgtaggaaaagaaagaaactcagacctccagagctcatgaccatcAACCTGGCTGTCTGCGATTTTGGCTTTAGCCTCTTGGGAGCGCCATTTTTCATCACTTCCAGGTACAGAATACGTAGTTTTCAACCAACAAGCAGCCAGGCGTACATTCAGGGTGTAATACTAACATCCTCTAAAATAGCAGCCATTTGTCAGAGACAGAAGGTGATGATCTGTTAAGCTCGGGGACTAAagcccctctttctctctgtcagcctgTGTCATGCCTGGGTGTTTGGAGAGACAGGGTGCCTTTGGTACGGCATTCAGGGCTTTGTGTTTGGCATCGGCTCCTTGCTCACCACCTGTCTCATCTCTGTGGACCGCTGCCTGAAGATCTGCTGCTTGAGATATGGCAAGTCTGATGTCTTCCTCCAACACAGACCTAAAAATGTATAATCTGCACAAGCAAGACTGCATTCTTAATACATCTGAGCATTTCTCGCCACACAGGCTTTTACACAAAACTCACATACACAACATACTTACTACAGTCTCTACAAGACCCTcattttgttacacacagctatTGATCTAGAAGCCATTTCTTGAACAAATGCATTGACATAATCATTTAAAAGTCATTCATTGATTGCTTAGGTACCACAAATAGTCAataaacatgctaatgtttcaCTTTATAGATAACTGCATCTATATATTTACAACTGAAACTGAATTATTTGTATATACTATGTCTATAGCATGAAGGGTGTAcacagctttcatttcattgtgcaacCCTGTGCTAGaaaatgattatgattatgattatgattatctTGATCCTTGAAGAAAACTGTGAAACtatgaaacatgacaaataaCCACATGGTTGAGTGGACATTATGCTAACAGTTGAACACACTGTTTGAAAGGTTACACCGAGTTCATTCAGTGGTTTTCATGCTTCTTTCCTTTCCAGGTCAATGGATAGAGAGGCGCCATGTGTCCCTGTCCATAGCGCTGGTGTGGGTTTACACGATGTTCTGGGCCTCACTGCCTGCTTTTGGCTTTGGGAGTTACGGACCAGAACCTTATGGGACCAGCTGCACCATCAACTGGTAACGTCTTGTTGtttgcacatacatacacaaccGTCTGTCGTGTATCTCTGAATTATATTCTTCATTCACTTCCAGACAAACATGTGTAATAACCAGTCTGCCTGTGTCACTATTTCAAGGTGGAAAATGAGGTCGTCTCTTAATGACAGAATCTACATTTTCCTCATCCTGATATTATGCTTTGGATTTCCAACACTCATCATCTGCGCCTCATATTTGGCCATCCTGCTGACGGTGAGGACAACTGCTGCTTAATGACACAAAGCGAAGGATCAGGGATCAATTACTGTATTCTGTAAtgattttagagttttaaaggtcccatattatgcaaaatgcactttgtaATGTCTTATGTCTAATGTCTTAAATATGTGTCCCTGATGTGCCCGGAGACTGCTAAACTCTAAGTCCTCTCTCATTCTCTTGTGCTCCATCTTTCAGATGTTTTCAAATGTGTATGAAAACATGACACAGATTTGTCTCactttatgatgtcacaaggggatctgttgatcatgtgacctcctccagctctgcagcaggccgactgtcctgccactgaaaacctcctgaatccaccttgctgtcctccattgtttttttctcactagCACCAGCTCCCGCTAACACGAACGTGTGGACGCCGATTGTcctgttcttctaaaacggatcgctcagacagaggctgaaaacagctgcactgGCCACATCTGCcattagaaaaataatgtgttttttttaacattaaaccatgtaaacctgttgtAGTAGGACCTCCAGGTACaaatatgaacttgaaaatgagcagaatattgGACATTTAATGTATTAGTCACTTGTTTAAAGCCACCATGTGGCTTGTGTGAAAATTGTGGCATGCAGTGATGCACAACACTACCACCTGATAGACTCAGAGGGCTGTTTGACAAGCTTAAGTTAGGTAGATATAATAAACAACATAGAGGAGCTACAAAGGAATAACAGCCTGTGGTTGGCATCAAATCAATGACAGAAATATAACAAATCTGCCTACTTGTCTAccacaaagaaaaggaaaataaacccACAGAGCTTCCCTACATGATCCAAACAAATAATACTAAAAACATCCCCTCTCCATTGTTCCTAGACAATAGTTAACATATGTGTTATTAAGTACAAGCTGCTAAACCTGGCTCCGTCCCAATCTGAGTGCCAAAACTAAATTCACAGTTTACGATTTTTGCTCCATCAGACAAACATTTGAGACACGGTGGCCAGCTGGTCGTATCAAATCACAGCCGGCCACAATAACGGCTCACATGATTGGGAATCCTGGACTGGTGAGCAAGAAGAGGTGCCGGGGCTATTAGAGTGGCAGGGACTGatctgaaagaaacaaaacttatgcattagaatattttaaaagatgGTATAAGTGAAGTTATAAATTCCTCTAACAGCTtcaatatacatatatatatatatatatatatatatatatatatatatgtgtgtgtgtgtgtgtgtgtgtgtgtgtgtgtgtgtgtgtgtgtgtgtgtatatatgtgtatatgtataggAGTTTTACATATAGTGTGCTTGAAGGGATAAAGTAAAGTGCTTATGAAATGTGATATAATtgcaaacagcagcattaatTGTTGCTTCTGTTTTTTAGGTGAACAGATCTAATCGCACCCTGGCATCTATAGCgtcctcctctgtcagtcacaccAGCAAAGACCTGAGACTTGCAAAGGTAAACATCAGTGGGGATATCTTTCCCTCatacacatccatccatccattgtctataccgttAATACTCCAGGAttgtgggggggctggagaaaacccacgcaagcacgaGGAGAACCTTCGAACCTGAAACCCCCTTGGTATGAGGCatcagtgctaaccactgcaccaccgtgctgcccctcCTACACATCCTGCAGGGAAAATAAAActattgtatttatatttgtttcagaTGGCTGTTGTGGTGTTCACCACCTTCCTCTTGGCCTGGATGCCCTATGCCACTGTGTCTCTGATCTCTGCACTCATTCCCAGAGATGACCAAGAGGCAGAGGGCTCTTTACAGACAACCGGTATGTTCTCAAGCTCTCCAAATCCTGCCAAGATCCTGGACATCCCCTCACTGCTCAACTGGACTTCTTCAGAATATTACAGACAGATGTACTACAATCCTGAGAACAGGAGTGATGTGAACAACACGAGTTCAGCCTCCATAACAAGCCGGAGTGACGCTGTGCTCATGTCCACTGTGGACAAACAAGCTGAGTTAATGCCCAGTGGCCCCCGGCCCCCTCTGTCCTGTCTGCCCCCTGTAGTCACCTTGATCCCTGCTTTATTTGCCAAGTCCCACAGCATGATCAACCCTTTAATCTACCAGATCATGAACAGGGAGTTCAGGGATGATGTCTACGTGATGGTGTTTGGTCGAgagaaggcagagaggaggagaggagagaagtgcAGGGGAGGAATGACAGGTTAAGTGAAAGTAagtaataagaaaaaaataattaccaGACTTCCGCTGTTTCTTGGAATCTTTGTCTTTAACAGGGAAATAGTGCACACAATAGCAGggctctttttcttctcttctctctcagggAGCATCAGCGTCTCCCACTGCCAGAGCTGGAGGGTGAAAAGGAGCAGCCCCTGCAGAAAGGAAAACCAGAAATCTGAAGAAACAGAAGAGCAGTAGTGAAGGAAGACCAGACTCTATGGAGAGATAGCTACTGCAGCATCGGTGGATGGACGTCCAGATAGATAGACCAACCTGTGTGGGTTATCCATGGGTTTACAGGGCCTTCAGTAGCCTACTTCTTGTGCAGGTCTAGCACTggataacaataaaaaaaaacatgtatttatgctcaaacaaaacaattagtGTCATTCATACGAAAATGTGAAACAGATAAATGTGGTTTTGGTTGCAACATTGTCCTGCTGTGAAGGACCGTTAACCTCCCAGTCCTCCACTCTTGTTCCTGTGCTTGGATACAGCCTGGCCTCAGGTTTGCTGTGTGCTAATTcaattaaacacaaagtacttACAGAATGTGCAACACATGAGCACAGCGGTCTGGTCTTAAAGGAGTAGTTCCACACTTTGGGAGATTTGAGCTTTCTGGGAGATTTGGAtgagcagttgccaggcaaccagtggagactccaggaagtaaACTACTGCTCCGCGCCCAGAAATAGTCCGGTGGCCCAGAGCATAATCCTCCTGTAAAAGGTGGCATTTTTATAATTCTTTGAGTACGgattaaacaaaccagatatAAGGTGCTAATCATTGATCTTATTAGTGAGCTGCTGGTAGGAGGATTTTATTGactttggacagagtcaggctagctgtttaaCTGTTAAGCTAGTTTATGCTAAACcaagctaaccggctgctggctgtagcttttaTCACACAGAAA
The nucleotide sequence above comes from Pempheris klunzingeri isolate RE-2024b chromosome 8, fPemKlu1.hap1, whole genome shotgun sequence. Encoded proteins:
- the gapdh gene encoding glyceraldehyde-3-phosphate dehydrogenase; translated protein: MVKVGINGFGRIGRLVTRAAFTSKKVEIVAINDPFIDLEYMVYMFKYDSTHGRFKGEVKVEGDKLVIDGQKITVFHERDPANIKWGDAGAQYVVESTGVFTTIEKASAHLKGGAKRVIISAPSADAPMFVMGVNHEKYDNSLPVVSNASCTTNCLAPLAKVINDNFGILEGLMSTVHAITATQKTVDGPSGKLWRDGRGAGQNIIPASTGAAKAVGKVIPELNGKLTGMAFRVPTPNVSVVDLTVRLEKPAKYEDIKKVVKAAADGPMKGILGYTEDQVVSTDFNGDCRSSIFDAGAGIALNDHFVKLVTWYDNEFGYSNRVCDLMAHMSSKE
- the opn9 gene encoding opsin 9, whose translation is MGENGSHGGSWFVLSSTHPLFLSQLSPSADLAIAAFLTFTGVTSVLGNGIVLLVYCRKRKKLRPPELMTINLAVCDFGFSLLGAPFFITSSLCHAWVFGETGCLWYGIQGFVFGIGSLLTTCLISVDRCLKICCLRYGQWIERRHVSLSIALVWVYTMFWASLPAFGFGSYGPEPYGTSCTINWWKMRSSLNDRIYIFLILILCFGFPTLIICASYLAILLTVNRSNRTLASIASSSVSHTSKDLRLAKMAVVVFTTFLLAWMPYATVSLISALIPRDDQEAEGSLQTTGMFSSSPNPAKILDIPSLLNWTSSEYYRQMYYNPENRSDVNNTSSASITSRSDAVLMSTVDKQAELMPSGPRPPLSCLPPVVTLIPALFAKSHSMINPLIYQIMNREFRDDVYVMVFGREKAERRRGEKCRGGMTGSISVSHCQSWRVKRSSPCRKENQKSEETEEQ